The Streptomyces fungicidicus nucleotide sequence CCTCCTCGGCGTGCTCCAGGCGCGCGGCGACCATGCTGGACACCAGGTGGGGCATGTGCGAGACGAGGGCCACGGCACGGTCGTGGGCTTCGGCGTCCATGACGACCGGCACCGCGCGGCAGTGGGAGACCAGCTCCAGGGCGAGGTTCAGCACCTCGGTGTCGGTGTCGCGGGTCGGGGTCAGCACCCAGGGGCGGCCCTCGAACAGATCGGCGGTGCCGGCCAGCGGGCCGGACCTCTCGCGGCCGGACATCGGGTGGGTGCCGATGTAGGCGGACAGGTCGAGGCCGCGCGCCTCGAGCTCACGGCGCGGTCCGCCCTTGACGCTGGCGACGTCGATGTAGCCGCGCGCCGCGCCGCGCCGCATCGCTTCGGTGAGCACGTCGGCCACGTGGGCGGGCGGGGCTGCGACGATCGCCAGGTCGACCGGCCCGTCGGGGGCCTCGTCGGTGCCGGCGCCGAGCGCGGCGGCCGTACGGGCCTGCTCCGGGTCGTGGTCGGCGAGGTGGACGGTGACACCGCGTCCGGTCAGGGCGAGCGCGGCGGACGTGCCGATGAGTCCGGTGCCGATGACGAGGGCGGTCCTCACTGGGCGATGTCCTTGCGCAGGGCGGCCGCGGAACCGAGGTAGACGTGCGCGACGTCGGCGCGGGGCCGGTCGGACTCGGTGTGCGCGAGGACCCGGACGACGCGGGGCATGGCGCCCTCGATGTCCAGTTCCTGGGCGCAGATCAGCGGGACGTCGACGATGCCGAGCTTGCGGGCGGCGGCGGCCGGGAAGTCGCTGTGCAGGTCGGGCGTGGCCGTGAACCAGAGGCTGATCAGGTCGTCGGTGTGCAGTCCGTTGCGCTCCAGGATCGCGGTGAGCAGGGCGCCGACCTGCTCCTCCATGTGTCCGGCCTCGTCCCGCTCCAACTGGACGGCCCCCCGGACCGCGCGTACCGCCACGACGATGCTCCTTGCTGGTGTGCTGCAGGCTGTTCGGTCGTCCAGCGTAGTCAGGCCGGGCGGGGGCGGCTCCGGGTGTTCGTCCGCTGAGACAGCCGATACGCCCGTACGACGGCCCCGGCGGAGGAAATTCCGGTCCTCCGGACGTGCGCCGCCGCGTACCCTCCCGGTCATGCTCCCCGAGACCCTGGTCGGCGACCACACGATCTACGCCTGCGTCATGGGCTCGCGCGCCTTCGGGCTGGCCACCGAGGGCAGCGACACCGACCGCCGGGGCGTGTTCCTGGCGCCCACTCCCCTGTTCTGGCGCTTCGAGAAGCCGCCGACGCACATCGAGGGGCCGGCCGAGGAACAGTTCAGCTGGGAGCTGGAGCGCTTCTGCGAGCTGGCCCTGCGCGCCAACCCCAACATCCTGGAGTGCCTGCACTCCCCGCTCGTGGAGCACGCCGACGCCACCGGCCGTGAACTCCTCTCCCTGCGCGAGGCGTTCCTCTCCCGCAGGGTGCACCTGACCTTCACGCGGTACGCCCACGGCCAGCGCCGCAAGCTGGAGGCGGACGTCCGCGTCCACGGCGCCCCCCGCTGGAAGCACGCCATGCACCTGCTCCGCCTCCTGACCAGCGCCCGCGACCTGCTCCGCACGGGCACGCTCGTGATCGACGTCGGCGAGCGACGCGCACCGCTGCTCGCCGTGAAGCGGGGCGAGGTGCCCTGGCCCGAGGTGGAGTCCCGGATGGAACGCCTGGTGGAGGAGGGCGCGGAGGCCGCCCGGCGCAGTCCGCTGCCCGAGGAGCCGGACCGGCGCCGGATCGAGGACTTCCTGCTCCGCACCCGCCGCGCCTCGGCCCTCCGCGCGGATCCGCACGGCGAGCCGGCGCGGGCCGCCGGTCAGGGCTGACGGGCACCGGCCGCCGGCCGGGCGTCCCAGAGAGTGCCCAGCGACAGCAGGTCGTCCCGGTACTCGATGCGGTCCGCCCACTCGGCCGGCCAGGCGTCGGCGCCCAGGTGCGCGCCGGCGAAGGCGCCCGTCAGGCAGGCGATGGAGTCGGAGTCGCCCGCGGTGCAGGCGGCGCGGCGCAGGGCCGTGAGGGGTTCGTCGACGAAGAGGAGGAAGCAGAGCAGCCCGGTCGCCAGTGCTTCCTCGGCTGTCCAGCCCTCCCCGGTCGCCAGGCACGGGTCGGTCTCCGGGGAGACGGTGCGCACGGCGTCCTGGAGGCGTCCGAGGATCTCCAGGCACTCGTCCCAGCCGCGGGCGATGAAGTGCTCGGGGGTGGGGTCCTGGGCGCGGGTCCACAGGTCGCCGAGCCAGAACTCGTGGTAGCGGGTGCGGTTGTCGTAGGCGTAGGAGCGCAGCAGGCCGATCAGGCCGGTCGGCTCGGCGCCCTCGGCGAGCAGCCGTACGGCGTGGGCGGTGAGGTCGGAGGCGGCGAGCGCGGTGGGGTGCCCGTGGGTGAGGGCCGACTGCAACTGTGCGGCGCCCGCGCGCTGTTCCTCGCTCAGCCCGGGGACGAGGCCGACGGGAGCGACGCGCATGTTGGCGCCGCAGCCCTTGGAGCCCACCTGGCTGGCGTGCTGCCAGCGGCGGTCCTCACGGGCCAGCAGGTGGCAGGCCTTCAGACAGGTGTTGCCGGGTGCGCGGTTGTTCTCCGGCGAGCGGTACCACTCCACGAACTCCTCACGCACCGGCCGCTCCAGCCGCTTCGGGGTGAGCGTGCCGCGGTCCATCGCGGTGCGCAGCCCCTTGCCCAGGGCGAGCGTCATCTGGGTGTCGTCGGTGACGACGGCCGGCCGGGGCAGATCCATGCCGCGCCAGGGCCCGAACTTGGCGAGGATCGACGGGACGTCGTTGAACTCGGTCGGGAAGCCCAGCGCGTCCCCGAGGGCGAGTCCGGTGAGCGCTCCCGTGGCGGCGCGCTTGGTGACGGTGGTCGCGGTCATGCGGGGCGTCCTTCCGGGGTCGGCCGGAGCAGCGGCGGATGGAGGGCGGCGGCGGTGCCCGCGCGGTACAGCGCGGCGGGTTTGCCGCGGCCGCCGGTGAGGCGCGCGGCGCCGGGCACGGCTTCGACGAAGCCGGGGGTGGCGAGCACCTTGCGCCGGAAGTTGGGGCGGTCGAGGGATGTGCCCCACACGGTCTCGTAGACCTGCCGCAGTTCCCCGAGGGTGAACTCGGGCGGGCAGAAGGCGGTGGCGAGGCAGGTGTACTCGAGCTTGGCGCCGACGCGTTCCCGGGCGTCGGCCAGGATCCGGTCGTGGTCGAAGGCGAGGTCCCGCGCGCTGTCGTACGGCGTCCAGCGGGCCTGGGCCGCGTCGCCGCCGCCCTGTGCCTCGGGGGCGTCGGGCAGCAGCGCGGTGAAGGCGACCGACACGACCCGCATCCGGGGGTCGCGGCCGGGTTCGCTGTAGGTCCGCAGCTGTTCCAGGTGCAGCCCGGACACGTCCGTCAGCGCGGTCTCCTCGCCCAGCTCGCGCCGTGCGGCGCTCTCCGCGGACTCGTCCGGCAGGACGAAGCCTCCCGGGAGCGCCCACCGCCCGGCGTACGGCTCCTGGCCGCGCTCGACGAGCAGGACGTGCAGCGCGCCCGCGCGGAGGGTGAACACGGCGAGGTCGACGGTGACGGCGAAGGG carries:
- a CDS encoding ADP-ribosylglycohydrolase family protein, producing the protein MTATTVTKRAATGALTGLALGDALGFPTEFNDVPSILAKFGPWRGMDLPRPAVVTDDTQMTLALGKGLRTAMDRGTLTPKRLERPVREEFVEWYRSPENNRAPGNTCLKACHLLAREDRRWQHASQVGSKGCGANMRVAPVGLVPGLSEEQRAGAAQLQSALTHGHPTALAASDLTAHAVRLLAEGAEPTGLIGLLRSYAYDNRTRYHEFWLGDLWTRAQDPTPEHFIARGWDECLEILGRLQDAVRTVSPETDPCLATGEGWTAEEALATGLLCFLLFVDEPLTALRRAACTAGDSDSIACLTGAFAGAHLGADAWPAEWADRIEYRDDLLSLGTLWDARPAAGARQP
- a CDS encoding prephenate dehydrogenase, yielding MRTALVIGTGLIGTSAALALTGRGVTVHLADHDPEQARTAAALGAGTDEAPDGPVDLAIVAAPPAHVADVLTEAMRRGAARGYIDVASVKGGPRRELEARGLDLSAYIGTHPMSGRERSGPLAGTADLFEGRPWVLTPTRDTDTEVLNLALELVSHCRAVPVVMDAEAHDRAVALVSHMPHLVSSMVAARLEHAEEAAVRLCGQGIRDVTRIAASDPRMWIDILSANPGPVADLLTDVAADLEETVRALRALQSSDEDKRREGGSGIADVLRRGNAGQVRVPGKHGSAPRVYVTVLIDDQPGQLARIFADADRAGVNIEDVRIEHATGQQAGLIQLMVEPKAAPVLTAGLRERGWAIRQ
- the aroH gene encoding chorismate mutase is translated as MAVRAVRGAVQLERDEAGHMEEQVGALLTAILERNGLHTDDLISLWFTATPDLHSDFPAAAARKLGIVDVPLICAQELDIEGAMPRVVRVLAHTESDRPRADVAHVYLGSAAALRKDIAQ
- a CDS encoding nucleotidyltransferase domain-containing protein, with translation MLPETLVGDHTIYACVMGSRAFGLATEGSDTDRRGVFLAPTPLFWRFEKPPTHIEGPAEEQFSWELERFCELALRANPNILECLHSPLVEHADATGRELLSLREAFLSRRVHLTFTRYAHGQRRKLEADVRVHGAPRWKHAMHLLRLLTSARDLLRTGTLVIDVGERRAPLLAVKRGEVPWPEVESRMERLVEEGAEAARRSPLPEEPDRRRIEDFLLRTRRASALRADPHGEPARAAGQG
- a CDS encoding NUDIX hydrolase, which encodes MDGYDKHAFEPFAVTVDLAVFTLRAGALHVLLVERGQEPYAGRWALPGGFVLPDESAESAARRELGEETALTDVSGLHLEQLRTYSEPGRDPRMRVVSVAFTALLPDAPEAQGGGDAAQARWTPYDSARDLAFDHDRILADARERVGAKLEYTCLATAFCPPEFTLGELRQVYETVWGTSLDRPNFRRKVLATPGFVEAVPGAARLTGGRGKPAALYRAGTAAALHPPLLRPTPEGRPA